A single Mycolicibacterium cosmeticum DNA region contains:
- a CDS encoding ubiquitin-like protein Pup, translated as MAQEQTKRGGGSGEDDDLTGTTAAGQERREKLTEETDDLLDEIDDVLEENAEDFVRAYVQKGGQ; from the coding sequence ATGGCTCAGGAACAGACCAAGCGTGGCGGTGGTAGCGGTGAGGACGACGATCTCACCGGTACGACGGCTGCCGGCCAAGAGCGTCGCGAGAAGCTGACCGAAGAGACCGACGACCTGCTCGACGAGATCGACGACGTGCTGGAAGAGAATGCCGAGGACTTCGTGCGCGCCTACGTCCAAAAGGGCGGCCAGTGA
- a CDS encoding vWA domain-containing protein yields MSNAGPQGISVDVDHNHYIAEGSGTVDAIVSVTVPDGIAVADATDRVEAIIIDCSTSMRSPATKFDEAKRATAAAIGELVDGTYFTIIAGTERATYVYPPDGWPVPASAATRAEALRAVDALRPKGGTAMGTWLAHVRGVVAAHPGAIIHAILLTDGKNEHETPEALGEQIGLAEGEFTCDCRGVGTDWQVDELRAISSALLGTVDIVADPEDLADDFAAMMRTSMSKSIAGLTLRLWTPAGARVAFVKQVAPTVEDLTARRAEAGAQVGEYPLGSWGAEERDYHIQVEVEPADVGREKLAARVSVVAGEQILGQGLVKAVWTADTSLSAVISRRVAHYTGQAELAQAVQEGLSARKEGDVKTATARLQRAMDLAMESGNSGTAKLLRGVVEVDERTGTVALRREVAAADEMALDARSTKTARVRKEAGDS; encoded by the coding sequence ATGAGTAATGCTGGACCGCAGGGCATTTCGGTTGACGTCGACCACAACCACTACATCGCCGAGGGTTCCGGGACGGTGGATGCCATCGTCAGCGTCACGGTGCCCGACGGTATCGCCGTCGCCGACGCCACCGACCGGGTGGAGGCGATCATCATCGACTGCTCCACCTCGATGCGATCGCCGGCCACCAAATTCGACGAGGCCAAGCGGGCCACCGCGGCCGCCATCGGGGAATTGGTCGACGGCACCTACTTCACGATCATCGCCGGCACCGAACGCGCCACCTACGTCTACCCGCCGGACGGCTGGCCGGTCCCGGCGTCGGCGGCCACCCGGGCCGAGGCGTTACGGGCGGTGGACGCGTTGCGGCCCAAGGGGGGTACCGCGATGGGCACCTGGCTGGCGCATGTGCGCGGGGTGGTCGCCGCCCATCCCGGCGCGATCATCCACGCCATCCTGCTGACCGACGGCAAGAACGAGCACGAAACCCCGGAGGCGCTCGGCGAGCAGATCGGTCTGGCCGAGGGCGAATTCACCTGCGACTGCCGCGGCGTGGGCACCGACTGGCAGGTCGACGAGCTGCGCGCGATCTCCTCGGCACTGCTGGGCACCGTCGACATCGTGGCCGACCCGGAGGATCTGGCCGACGATTTCGCCGCCATGATGCGCACCTCGATGAGCAAGTCGATCGCCGGGCTGACCCTGCGGTTGTGGACGCCGGCGGGTGCTCGGGTGGCCTTCGTCAAACAGGTGGCTCCCACCGTCGAGGACCTCACCGCGCGCCGGGCCGAGGCGGGCGCGCAGGTGGGGGAGTATCCGCTGGGCTCCTGGGGCGCCGAGGAACGCGACTACCACATCCAGGTGGAGGTCGAGCCCGCCGACGTGGGCCGAGAGAAACTCGCGGCGCGCGTGAGTGTCGTTGCCGGTGAACAGATTCTGGGGCAGGGACTGGTGAAGGCGGTGTGGACGGCCGATACCTCGCTGTCGGCGGTGATCAGCCGCCGGGTGGCGCACTACACCGGTCAGGCCGAGCTGGCCCAGGCCGTGCAGGAGGGTCTGAGCGCGCGTAAGGAAGGCGACGTCAAGACCGCCACCGCCCGGCTGCAACGGGCCATGGACCTCGCGATGGAGTCCGGCAACTCCGGGACCGCGAAACTGCTGCGCGGCGTCGTCGAGGTGGACGAGCGCACCGGCACCGTGGCGCTGCGCCGCGAGGTGGCCGCGGCCGACGAGATGGCACTCGATGCGCGGTCGACCAAGACCGCACGGGTACGCAAGGAAGCGGGGGACAGCTGA
- the dop gene encoding depupylase/deamidase Dop gives MQRIIGTEVEYGISSPSDPTANPILTSTQAVLAYAAAAGLQRAKRTRWDYEVESPLRDARGFDLSRSSGPPPIVDADEVGAANMILTNGARLYVDHAHPEYSAPECTDPLDAVIWDKAGERVMEAAARHVASVPGAVKLQLYKNNVDGKGASYGSHENYLMSRHTPFSAVIAGLTPFFVSRQVITGSGRVGIGPSGDEPGFQLSQRADYIEVEVGLETTLKRGIINTRDEPHADADKYRRLHVIIGDANLAETSTYLKVGTTSLVLDLIESGADLSDLALARPVHAVHVISRDPSLRATVALADGRELTGLALQRIYLDRVAKLLEHRDPDPRAQHVVQTWAEVLDLLERDPMECAEILDWPAKLRLLEGFRHRENLAWSAPRLHLVDLQYSDVRLDKGLYNRLVARGSMKRLVTEQQVLDAVDNPPTDTRAYFRGECLRRFGADIAAASWDSVIFDLGGDSLVRIPTLEPLRGSKAHVGALLDSVDSAAELVEQLTT, from the coding sequence ATGCAACGGATTATCGGAACCGAGGTGGAATACGGCATCTCGTCGCCGTCGGACCCCACCGCAAATCCGATTCTCACCTCCACCCAGGCGGTGCTGGCCTACGCCGCCGCGGCCGGTCTGCAGCGGGCCAAGCGCACCCGGTGGGATTACGAGGTCGAATCCCCGTTACGGGATGCCCGCGGGTTCGACCTGTCCCGTTCCTCGGGTCCGCCGCCGATCGTCGACGCCGACGAGGTCGGCGCGGCCAACATGATCCTCACCAACGGTGCCCGGCTCTACGTCGACCACGCCCACCCCGAGTATTCGGCCCCCGAGTGCACCGACCCGCTGGACGCGGTGATCTGGGACAAGGCCGGTGAACGGGTGATGGAGGCCGCGGCCCGGCACGTCGCCAGCGTGCCCGGGGCGGTCAAGCTGCAGCTGTACAAGAACAACGTGGACGGCAAGGGCGCGTCCTACGGTTCGCACGAGAACTACCTGATGAGCCGGCACACGCCGTTCTCCGCGGTGATCGCCGGACTGACACCGTTTTTCGTCTCCCGCCAGGTGATCACCGGGTCGGGACGGGTCGGGATCGGCCCTTCCGGTGACGAACCGGGATTCCAGCTGTCCCAGCGTGCCGACTACATCGAGGTCGAGGTCGGGCTGGAGACCACCCTCAAGCGCGGCATCATCAACACCCGCGACGAGCCGCACGCCGACGCCGACAAGTACCGCCGGCTGCACGTCATCATCGGTGACGCCAACCTCGCCGAGACGTCGACCTACCTCAAGGTGGGCACCACCTCGCTGGTGCTCGACCTGATCGAGTCCGGCGCCGACCTCTCGGATCTGGCGCTGGCCCGCCCGGTGCACGCCGTGCACGTGATCAGCCGGGACCCCTCGCTGCGCGCCACCGTCGCGCTGGCCGACGGCCGCGAACTGACCGGTCTTGCCCTGCAACGCATCTACCTGGACCGGGTGGCCAAACTGCTGGAACACCGCGATCCGGATCCGCGTGCCCAGCACGTGGTCCAGACCTGGGCCGAGGTGCTGGACCTGCTGGAGCGCGACCCGATGGAATGCGCGGAGATCCTGGACTGGCCGGCCAAGCTGCGGCTCCTCGAGGGTTTCCGCCATCGGGAGAACCTGGCCTGGTCCGCGCCCCGGCTGCACCTGGTCGACCTGCAGTACTCCGATGTGCGCCTCGACAAGGGCCTGTACAACCGGTTGGTGGCCCGCGGATCGATGAAACGCCTGGTCACCGAGCAGCAAGTGCTCGACGCCGTGGACAATCCGCCGACCGACACCCGGGCCTACTTCCGTGGCGAGTGCCTGCGCCGGTTCGGCGCCGACATCGCCGCGGCCAGCTGGGACTCGGTGATCTTCGACCTGGGCGGGGATTCGCTCGTCCGGATTCCCACCCTGGAACCGCTGCGGGGCAGCAAGGCGCATGTGGGTGCGTTGCTCGATTCGGTGGACAGTGCGGCCGAATTGGTGGAACAGCTCACCACGTAA
- the prcA gene encoding proteasome subunit alpha, with amino-acid sequence MSFPYFISPEQAMRERSELARKGISRGRSVVVLAYDGGVLFVAENPSRSLQKVSELYDRVGFAAVGRFNEFDKLRVAGIQYADTRGYAYDRRDVTGRQLANVYAQALGTIFTEQAKPFEVELCVAEVAHYGESKAPELYRITYDGSIADEPHFVVMGGTTEPIATALNESYTENATLADAVKIAVDALHAGGNGTEQRVLGPATLEVAILDAKRPRRAFRRITGPALEALLPSASTTE; translated from the coding sequence ATGAGCTTCCCGTATTTCATCTCGCCCGAACAGGCGATGCGTGAGCGTTCCGAGCTTGCCCGCAAGGGTATTTCGCGGGGCCGCAGCGTGGTGGTGCTGGCCTACGACGGCGGCGTGCTGTTCGTCGCCGAGAACCCGTCGCGCTCGCTGCAGAAGGTCAGTGAGCTCTACGACCGGGTCGGCTTCGCCGCGGTGGGCCGCTTCAACGAGTTCGACAAGCTGCGCGTGGCCGGTATCCAGTACGCCGACACCCGGGGATACGCCTACGACCGGCGCGATGTGACCGGACGGCAGCTGGCCAACGTGTACGCGCAGGCGCTCGGCACCATCTTCACCGAACAGGCCAAGCCGTTCGAGGTGGAACTGTGCGTCGCCGAGGTCGCGCACTACGGCGAGAGCAAGGCGCCCGAGCTGTACCGGATCACCTACGACGGCTCCATCGCCGACGAACCGCATTTCGTGGTCATGGGCGGCACCACCGAGCCGATCGCGACGGCGCTGAACGAGTCCTACACCGAGAACGCCACGCTGGCCGACGCCGTGAAGATCGCCGTCGACGCGTTACACGCCGGTGGAAACGGAACCGAGCAACGCGTTCTCGGGCCGGCCACCCTCGAGGTGGCCATCCTGGACGCCAAGCGGCCCCGCCGCGCGTTCCGCCGGATCACCGGTCCGGCGCTGGAGGCTTTGCTTCCGTCGGCAAGTACCACCGAGTAG
- a CDS encoding PP2C family serine/threonine-protein phosphatase: MTGVLPGTGCPRCAQPTHPADRFCESCGAALAGATTVAIPRPGRAVGPCADCGAAVGADGYCTVCGQLRAEPDRDEAGLGGVAMVTDRGLEHARNEDAGAVGILAASDGGRPHAIAVVVCDGVSTSVNPQVASGAAAQAAVAAMLDALSGSRDAVAAMYAGLAAAAAAPTAGPGIPGSCTFTAVIVLPGEGSAEVTVGNVGDSRSYWLPEPPAVARQLTVDDSLAQELIAAGAAPQSEAVLRGAHTLTRWLGADAEPTPWTAHSVHTLTVTGPGALVVCSDGLWNYLPEPDALRDICVRTDAVTAARALTDHALAAGGADNITVAVIPIGGSS, translated from the coding sequence ATGACGGGGGTGCTGCCCGGCACCGGCTGCCCGCGCTGCGCGCAGCCCACCCATCCTGCCGACCGGTTCTGTGAGAGTTGTGGCGCGGCACTGGCCGGCGCGACCACCGTCGCCATCCCGCGTCCCGGCCGCGCCGTCGGGCCGTGTGCCGACTGTGGTGCGGCGGTGGGTGCCGACGGGTACTGCACGGTGTGTGGTCAGTTGCGGGCCGAACCGGACCGAGACGAGGCGGGCCTCGGCGGTGTCGCGATGGTCACCGACCGCGGTCTCGAGCACGCCCGCAACGAGGACGCCGGCGCGGTGGGGATTCTCGCGGCCTCCGACGGGGGCAGGCCGCACGCGATCGCCGTCGTGGTGTGTGACGGCGTGTCGACGTCGGTCAATCCTCAGGTGGCCTCCGGTGCGGCTGCGCAGGCGGCGGTGGCGGCGATGCTCGACGCGCTGTCCGGTTCGCGGGACGCGGTGGCCGCCATGTATGCCGGGCTGGCCGCGGCAGCGGCGGCACCGACGGCCGGTCCCGGGATCCCCGGTTCGTGCACGTTCACCGCGGTCATCGTGCTGCCCGGCGAGGGCAGTGCGGAGGTGACCGTGGGCAATGTCGGCGACAGCCGCTCCTACTGGCTGCCCGAGCCGCCCGCGGTCGCGCGGCAGCTCACCGTCGACGACTCGCTGGCCCAGGAGCTGATCGCCGCGGGTGCCGCGCCACAGTCCGAGGCGGTGCTGCGCGGCGCCCACACATTGACCCGCTGGCTCGGTGCCGACGCCGAGCCCACGCCGTGGACCGCGCACAGCGTGCACACCCTCACCGTGACCGGGCCCGGTGCGCTGGTGGTGTGCAGCGACGGACTGTGGAACTACCTGCCCGAGCCCGACGCGCTGCGCGACATCTGCGTCCGCACCGACGCGGTGACCGCGGCGCGGGCGCTGACCGACCATGCGTTGGCCGCCGGCGGCGCCGACAACATCACGGTGGCCGTCATCCCGATCGGAGGATCGTCATGA
- the pafA gene encoding Pup--protein ligase, translating into MQRRIMGIETEFGVTCTFHGHRRLSPDEVARYLFRRVVSWGRSSNVFLRNGARLYLDVGSHPEYATAECDNLAQLVTHDRAGERVLEDLLIDAEQRLADEGIGGDIYLFKNNTDSAGNSYGCHENYLIVRAGEFSRISDVLLPFLVTRQLICGAGKVLQTPKAATFCLSQRAEHIWEGVSSATTRSRPIINTRDEPHADAEKYRRLHVIVGDSNMSETTTMLKVGTASLVLEMIEAGVAFRDFSLDNPIRAIREVSHDLTGRRPVRLAGGRQASALDIQREYYGRAVEYLQTRESNPQVEQVVDLWGRQLDAVESQDFAKVDTEIDWVIKRKLFQRYQDRYDMELSDPKIAQLDLAYHDIKRGRGVFDLLQRKGLAARVTTDEEIEAAVNTPPQTTRAKLRGEFISAAQEAGRDFTVDWVHLKLNDQAQRTVLCKDPFRSVDERVKRLIASM; encoded by the coding sequence GTGCAGCGACGGATCATGGGTATCGAGACCGAATTTGGCGTGACCTGCACTTTCCACGGTCATCGTCGGCTCAGCCCGGACGAGGTTGCCCGCTATCTGTTCCGGCGGGTGGTGTCCTGGGGCCGCAGCTCCAACGTCTTTCTCCGCAACGGGGCCCGGTTGTACCTCGACGTGGGCTCGCATCCGGAGTACGCCACCGCCGAGTGCGACAACCTGGCACAGCTGGTCACCCACGACCGGGCGGGTGAGCGCGTGCTCGAGGATCTGCTGATCGACGCCGAACAGCGGCTCGCCGACGAAGGCATCGGCGGCGACATCTACCTGTTCAAGAACAACACCGACTCCGCGGGCAACTCCTACGGCTGCCACGAGAACTACCTGATCGTGCGCGCGGGGGAGTTCTCCCGGATCTCCGATGTGCTGCTGCCCTTCCTGGTGACCCGCCAGCTGATCTGCGGTGCGGGCAAGGTGCTGCAGACCCCCAAGGCGGCGACGTTCTGCCTGAGCCAGCGCGCCGAGCACATCTGGGAGGGCGTCTCCAGCGCCACCACCCGGTCCCGGCCCATCATCAACACCCGCGACGAGCCGCACGCCGACGCCGAGAAGTACCGCCGGCTGCACGTCATCGTCGGTGATTCGAACATGAGCGAGACCACCACCATGCTCAAGGTGGGCACCGCCTCGCTGGTGCTGGAGATGATCGAGGCCGGGGTGGCCTTCCGGGACTTCTCGCTGGACAACCCGATCCGGGCCATCCGTGAGGTCAGCCACGACCTGACCGGGCGCCGGCCGGTCCGGCTGGCCGGCGGCCGGCAGGCCAGCGCGCTGGACATCCAGCGCGAGTACTACGGCCGCGCCGTCGAGTACCTGCAGACCAGGGAATCCAACCCGCAGGTCGAGCAGGTCGTCGACCTGTGGGGCCGCCAGCTCGACGCGGTGGAGAGCCAGGATTTCGCCAAGGTGGACACCGAGATCGACTGGGTGATCAAGCGCAAACTGTTCCAGCGCTACCAGGACCGCTACGACATGGAGCTGTCGGACCCGAAGATCGCCCAGCTCGACCTCGCCTATCACGACATCAAACGCGGCCGCGGGGTGTTCGACCTGCTGCAGCGCAAGGGGCTGGCCGCCCGCGTCACCACCGACGAGGAGATCGAGGCCGCGGTGAACACTCCGCCGCAGACCACCCGGGCCAAGTTGCGCGGCGAGTTCATCAGTGCCGCACAGGAAGCCGGCCGCGACTTCACCGTCGACTGGGTGCACCTGAAGCTCAACGACCAAGCCCAGCGCACGGTGTTGTGCAAGGACCCGTTCCGGTCGGTCGACGAGCGGGTCAAGCGCCTGATTGCGAGCATGTAG
- a CDS encoding serine/threonine-protein kinase, whose protein sequence is MKCAEPDCGGTVMDGYCDVCGSAPALQQPSAATAAGAPSWTTGSTSARSARTARSGSSRSAASARGRLGAGVVSIPRIPKGDPAAAIMVDPKVPEGSRFCGNPDCRKPVGRGRDGAPGRPEGFCTACGSRYSFVPMLSRGDLVAGQYEVQGCLAHGGLGWIYLAIDRNVHNRWVVLKGLLNSGDKDAMAAAAAEVLALAEVEHPSIVRIYNFVQHPGPSGVPVGFIVMEYVGGTSLKQIRKAHNGPLPPDQAVAYIVEIAPALDFLHGQGLAYCDFKPDNVMQTDEQLKLIDLGAVIAMDDQDSAIYGTIGYQAPEIARTGPTVASDVYTVGRTLAVLVMDVPQQNGHFVAELPGPDTVPVLAAHESLHRALQRATDPDPACRFSSMAELADQLTGVLYEIVAAGGTRPEPRVSLHFSQQRGAFGIGRVAPADRIEVITALPVPSVDLTDPGAAVLATTSGTPAAQLEQALQLAGGAADSVEIPLRLARADLEMRAPAAARKRLAKLDALIPGDWRLSWYRGQCAVLEGNFDSAAQEFDTVLATLPGELAPKLALAAVAELSGALDATAARYYDTVWRTDHGYVSAAFGLARRRARAGDRAAAIAALDEVPSASAYFTAAGATAIEILLDGRGAADLDEPTLADAGARAAALTIESATKRAQIDLEVLGAALSWLQAGHTGSAATLLGYPFDIAGIRRGMEQRYRDLAQGSRTIWDRIAFVEQANAIRPRTRV, encoded by the coding sequence ATGAAGTGTGCCGAGCCGGATTGCGGCGGCACCGTCATGGACGGGTATTGCGATGTGTGTGGCAGCGCACCGGCATTGCAGCAGCCATCGGCTGCCACGGCGGCCGGAGCACCTTCGTGGACCACCGGTAGCACGTCGGCGCGCTCGGCCCGTACCGCGCGGAGCGGCTCGTCGCGATCGGCCGCCAGCGCGCGGGGCCGGCTGGGTGCCGGGGTGGTCTCCATACCCCGGATCCCCAAAGGTGATCCGGCCGCGGCGATCATGGTCGATCCCAAGGTGCCCGAGGGTAGCCGGTTCTGCGGGAACCCGGACTGCCGCAAGCCCGTCGGGCGCGGCCGCGACGGTGCGCCGGGACGGCCCGAAGGGTTCTGCACCGCCTGCGGCAGCCGCTATTCCTTCGTGCCCATGCTGTCCCGCGGCGATCTGGTGGCCGGCCAGTACGAGGTACAGGGCTGCCTGGCGCACGGTGGGCTGGGCTGGATCTACCTGGCGATCGACCGCAATGTGCACAACCGCTGGGTGGTGCTCAAGGGTCTGCTCAACTCGGGCGACAAGGACGCGATGGCCGCCGCGGCCGCCGAGGTGCTGGCCCTGGCGGAGGTGGAGCACCCGAGCATCGTCCGGATCTACAACTTCGTCCAGCACCCCGGCCCGTCCGGCGTGCCGGTCGGTTTCATCGTGATGGAGTACGTCGGCGGTACGTCACTCAAACAGATCCGCAAGGCGCACAACGGTCCGCTGCCACCGGATCAGGCGGTCGCCTACATCGTCGAGATCGCCCCGGCGCTGGATTTCCTGCACGGCCAGGGCCTGGCCTACTGCGATTTCAAACCGGACAACGTGATGCAGACCGACGAGCAGCTCAAGCTCATCGACCTCGGCGCGGTCATCGCCATGGACGATCAGGACAGCGCGATCTACGGCACCATCGGCTACCAGGCGCCCGAGATCGCCAGGACCGGGCCGACCGTCGCCAGCGATGTCTACACGGTGGGCCGCACGCTGGCCGTGCTGGTCATGGATGTGCCGCAACAGAACGGCCATTTCGTCGCCGAGCTGCCGGGCCCGGATACGGTGCCGGTGCTGGCCGCCCACGAGTCGTTGCACCGGGCGCTGCAGCGGGCCACCGATCCGGATCCGGCCTGCCGGTTCTCCTCGATGGCCGAGCTGGCCGACCAACTCACCGGGGTGTTGTACGAGATCGTGGCGGCCGGCGGTACGCGCCCGGAACCCCGGGTCTCGCTGCACTTCAGCCAGCAGCGCGGGGCCTTCGGCATCGGCAGGGTCGCCCCGGCCGATCGGATCGAGGTGATCACCGCGCTTCCGGTACCCAGCGTCGATCTCACCGATCCGGGTGCGGCGGTGTTGGCCACCACCAGCGGTACCCCGGCGGCCCAGCTGGAGCAGGCACTGCAACTGGCCGGTGGCGCAGCGGACTCGGTGGAGATCCCGCTGCGCCTGGCCCGCGCCGATCTGGAGATGCGCGCGCCGGCGGCGGCGCGCAAGCGGCTGGCCAAGCTGGACGCACTGATTCCCGGGGACTGGCGGCTGTCCTGGTACCGCGGCCAGTGCGCCGTCTTGGAGGGCAATTTCGACAGCGCCGCACAGGAATTCGACACCGTGCTGGCCACCCTGCCCGGTGAGCTGGCGCCGAAGTTGGCGCTGGCCGCGGTCGCCGAACTCAGCGGCGCCCTGGACGCCACCGCGGCAAGGTATTACGACACCGTCTGGCGCACCGACCACGGCTACGTCAGCGCGGCATTCGGGTTGGCGCGGCGGCGCGCCCGCGCCGGCGACCGGGCCGCGGCGATCGCCGCACTCGACGAAGTCCCGTCGGCGTCGGCGTATTTCACCGCCGCCGGCGCCACCGCCATCGAGATCTTGTTGGACGGGCGTGGCGCCGCGGATCTGGACGAACCGACCCTGGCCGACGCCGGTGCCCGGGCCGCGGCGCTGACCATCGAATCGGCCACCAAACGGGCGCAGATCGATCTGGAGGTACTGGGCGCGGCCCTGAGCTGGCTGCAGGCCGGCCACACCGGATCCGCCGCGACACTGCTCGGGTACCCGTTCGACATTGCCGGGATCCGGCGCGGGATGGAGCAGCGTTACCGCGACCTGGCCCAGGGCAGCCGAACCATCTGGGACCGAATCGCGTTCGTGGAGCAGGCCAATGCGATCCGGCCGAGGACCCGGGTATGA
- a CDS encoding glutamate ABC transporter substrate-binding protein: protein MRARIILALAIIGFAVGCGSVSEPVSVSVAPVDASPAGVTEATAAPAVAGNDCDKEASLRPGRQSAPGAMPPGSTMAAIAARGRLIAGVDQSQFLFGFRNPATGALEGFDIDIAREIARAIFGDPNRIEFRVVEAGQREAVLRSGEVDVVVRTFSINCARKQNVAFSTVYFNADQRILVRAGSGIDSAAALAGKRACAVSGTTSLAKLYGLDPRPIVVGAPTWTDCLVMLQQGQIDAIGTDGVVLAGLAAQDPNVRIVGGSLGIEPYGVGIKKENEDLVRFVNGVLEQIRADGTWQRLYDASLQPLGPSPGPPAARYQD from the coding sequence GTGAGAGCGCGAATCATCCTGGCGCTGGCCATCATCGGGTTTGCCGTGGGATGCGGTTCGGTCAGTGAACCGGTATCGGTCAGCGTTGCCCCGGTCGACGCCAGCCCCGCCGGCGTCACGGAGGCCACCGCGGCGCCCGCCGTCGCGGGCAACGACTGCGACAAGGAGGCCAGCCTGCGCCCCGGGCGGCAGTCCGCGCCGGGTGCCATGCCGCCGGGTTCGACGATGGCGGCCATCGCGGCGCGCGGCAGGCTGATCGCCGGTGTGGACCAGAGTCAGTTCCTGTTCGGCTTCCGCAACCCGGCCACCGGCGCGCTGGAGGGCTTCGACATCGATATCGCCCGCGAGATCGCCCGTGCCATCTTCGGGGATCCGAACCGCATCGAATTCCGGGTGGTCGAAGCCGGCCAACGCGAGGCGGTGCTGCGGTCCGGCGAGGTCGACGTGGTGGTGCGCACCTTCTCGATCAACTGCGCGCGCAAGCAGAATGTCGCGTTCTCCACGGTGTACTTCAACGCCGACCAGCGCATCCTGGTGCGCGCGGGTTCCGGAATCGACTCCGCCGCAGCGCTTGCCGGGAAACGCGCCTGCGCGGTATCGGGCACCACGTCGCTGGCTAAGCTCTACGGGCTGGACCCCAGGCCCATCGTGGTGGGGGCGCCCACGTGGACCGACTGCCTGGTGATGCTGCAACAGGGCCAGATCGACGCCATCGGCACCGACGGTGTGGTCCTGGCCGGCCTGGCCGCACAGGATCCCAACGTCCGGATCGTCGGCGGCAGTCTGGGTATCGAACCCTACGGTGTCGGGATCAAGAAGGAGAACGAGGATCTGGTCCGGTTCGTCAACGGTGTGCTCGAGCAGATCAGGGCCGACGGCACCTGGCAACGCCTGTACGACGCCAGCCTGCAACCCCTCGGGCCGTCGCCGGGTCCGCCTGCCGCGCGATATCAGGATTGA
- the prcB gene encoding proteasome subunit beta — protein sequence MAAGVSGNGSADLPHGTTIVALKFPGGVLIAGDRRATQGNMIASRDVEKVHIADDYTATGIAGTAAIAVEFARLYAVELEHYEKVEGVPLTFRGKVNRLAIMVRGNLGAALQGFVALPLLVGFDVDDPDPANAGRIVSFDAAGGWNLEEEGYQSVGSGSLFAKSSIKKLYSQVTDGDSALKVAIEALYDAADDDSATGGPDLVRGIYPTAVLIGADGAVEVTEDRIAELAREVIAGRTRAGGNA from the coding sequence ATGGCCGCGGGTGTGAGCGGTAACGGCTCGGCCGACCTGCCGCACGGCACCACCATTGTGGCGCTGAAGTTTCCCGGCGGGGTGCTCATCGCCGGCGACCGGCGGGCCACCCAGGGCAACATGATCGCCAGCCGCGATGTCGAGAAGGTGCACATCGCCGACGATTACACCGCCACCGGTATCGCCGGCACGGCCGCCATCGCGGTGGAGTTCGCCCGGTTGTACGCCGTGGAGCTCGAGCACTACGAGAAGGTCGAAGGCGTGCCGCTGACGTTCCGCGGCAAGGTGAACCGGCTGGCCATCATGGTGCGCGGCAATCTCGGTGCGGCCCTTCAGGGTTTCGTCGCGCTGCCGCTGCTGGTCGGTTTCGACGTCGACGATCCGGATCCGGCGAACGCGGGCCGCATCGTGTCCTTCGACGCGGCGGGCGGCTGGAACCTCGAGGAGGAGGGGTATCAGTCCGTCGGTTCCGGATCGCTGTTCGCCAAGTCCTCCATCAAGAAGTTGTATTCACAAGTGACCGACGGGGATTCGGCGTTGAAGGTGGCCATCGAGGCGCTCTACGACGCCGCCGACGACGATTCGGCCACCGGCGGACCGGATCTGGTGCGCGGTATCTACCCGACCGCGGTGCTGATCGGTGCCGACGGCGCCGTCGAGGTCACCGAGGATCGGATCGCCGAGCTGGCCCGTGAGGTCATCGCCGGCCGGACCCGGGCCGGAGGCAACGCCTGA
- a CDS encoding FHA domain-containing protein → MPTCVEGHTSATADFCDVCGSPIGDPVPPAPPPAPAPAAQCPACGAPISGRFCEACGHDSALPAPDAPPPDAAASAPAVTWTAVVAADPEFYQRVLAREGPDTVDFPDYFPQRRIPLDQDVTLIGRRNPDKGVDPQIDLALHPVDRGVSTQHAVLRLRDGGLTITDIGSTNGTSLNGSDDRLPQGQEIALADGDRIHVGAWTTITVVRTT, encoded by the coding sequence ATGCCGACCTGCGTCGAGGGACATACGTCGGCCACCGCCGACTTCTGCGATGTGTGCGGGTCACCGATCGGGGACCCGGTGCCACCGGCCCCGCCGCCGGCGCCGGCCCCTGCGGCGCAGTGCCCGGCGTGTGGGGCGCCGATCAGCGGCCGGTTCTGTGAGGCGTGCGGCCACGATTCGGCGCTGCCGGCACCCGACGCACCCCCGCCCGATGCCGCAGCGTCCGCGCCCGCGGTCACCTGGACCGCCGTCGTCGCCGCCGATCCGGAGTTCTATCAGCGGGTGCTGGCCCGCGAGGGCCCGGACACCGTCGACTTCCCGGACTATTTCCCGCAACGCCGCATCCCGCTGGACCAGGACGTCACCCTGATCGGCAGGCGCAACCCGGACAAGGGGGTCGACCCCCAGATCGACCTGGCCCTGCACCCGGTCGACCGCGGGGTGTCCACCCAACACGCCGTGCTGCGGTTGCGCGACGGCGGCCTGACCATCACCGACATCGGCTCCACCAACGGCACCAGCCTCAACGGCAGCGACGACCGGCTGCCGCAGGGGCAGGAGATCGCGCTGGCCGACGGCGACCGCATCCACGTCGGGGCGTGGACCACCATCACCGTGGTGCGGACGACTTAG